The genomic region GGTCACATAAGTGCGGAGTTCTTTAAATTTTGAGCCGTCTGAATCTGAGAAAATATATACATCACAGAAAGCATATTTTTTCTTCTTCCCCGGTTCAACATAGAACTCCACAATGCCTTCTACTACAGATTTATCTTTGATATTTATTATTTCGCTGACCTTAATTTCTGTAGGACCGCCATGTCGCATTCTATCAAGTGATTTCTCAAAGTCTTTTCTTCCAGAAATAGTTTTCTCTCCAATAATTTCCCATTTAACGTCATCGGTAACACTTTTGGCAAGGAAATCTGTATCACAATTCGCGAATGCTTCATTCAGCTTTTTTATTAGCTCATCTCTCTCCTTCATGATCTTAATTTTTTTGTTCTATCAGGGAAAGTAAATTACCCGCCGGATCTTTGAACCAGGCAATTGCTGTAGGATTGGATCCGCGATGGATTCCCCTGGCATCTGTCCTAATCTTTCCATCATATTGTTCAAACTTCACCCCCTTTTCAGTCAGTTCGTCTACCTGTTCTTCAATATCTGGCACGTAGAAGTTCAAAACTGTGAACTCGGCGGGGTGATGATCTTCTTTAGGATATATCAGGACAGAACAATGTCCCGGATCTAATTCTAATAACCCCAATGAATTTTCTTTAAGATGAAGACCAAGGATATTTCCGTAGAATTCTTTGGCCTTTTCCATGTCGTTCGTGGAGAATGTTGAGAAAGCATCGCAGTTCTTTAACATGGGCCTGATATTTAGTTTGTTACCACATAAATTTACATTTTATTTTTAAAATATATTATAGAATGAATTTGTTAAACATTCTTTGAACTTTGCAATTTTGATCTGTTTAATAAAGAAATTCCCCTGGATACTTCAATCTCTTTAGGTTCTATCTGGAAAAGCTTAAATTTGGTCTGAAAATTTTAATAGATCACTATGGAGGTTCAGGAAATACTCAAAACCAATTCTATCGCGAACAGGTTCATTTCTCAGCTTAGAGATACTGGAATTCAGAAAGACAGAATGCGGTTTCGAAGAAATATCGAGAGACTTGGAGAGATCATGTCCTATGAACTCAGTAAAGAATTAGAGTATGAAAAAATGGAGATAACCACTCCTCTGGGACGATCTGTAGTTCCGGAACCAAAGAATGAAATAGTGATCTGTTCCATACTTCGTGCAGGTCTTCCTCTACACCAGGGAATACTCAACTATTTTGATGATGCAGAAAATTCCTTTATTTCCGCTTACCGTCATCATCCCAACAATGATGAGAAGTTTGAGATCCTGGTAGAATATCTTGCGTCGCCTTCACTTGAAGGCAAAACGTTGATCCTTGCAGATCCCATGCTCGCTACTGGGAGATCTTTTGTAAATGTCCTGAAAGCACTGGAACCAATGGGCAAGCCTGCTAAAATTCATCTGGTATCTGTAATCGGTTCAGATGAAGGTGTTAAATATTTAAAAACTGAATTTCCAGAGAATTCCAAATTATGGATCGCCACTATAGATCATGAACTAGATAAGAATGGCTATATAGTTCCCGGGTTGGGCGATGCGGGAGATCTATGCTATGGAAATAAAATGCAGCATTAGAAAGGATAACCAATTGCAAAATTAAATACCGGACTTCCAAAATCATTAACCCAGCGTTCACCGGCTGGTTCCCTTGGATCATGCAATGGGAACGCAAGGTCGAACCTGATCACAAAACTCTGAATATCTATTCTTAAACCAACACCGGTTCCAATACCTAGTTCATTAATAAAACCTGAACCAAATTCTCCTGAACCATCGGTATCGAGATTCGTTGTTTCAGGACGTGACTCTGAAGTCCAGATATTCCCGGCATCAACAAAGAATGCCCCGTTCAAATAAGTCACAATAGGAAACCTGTATTCCGCATTCGCTTCCAGCCGTATATTCCCGGTTTGATCGCGATAGGTAGCGACATCTGAAGGTTCGTCTCCAGGTTCGGTTAATTCTGTAGGCTCGCTAGGGTCAAAAGTTCCCGGTCCTAAAGATCTCGTTCTAAAAGCTCTCACGCTATATGGCCCACCAGCAAAATATTGTTTACTAAAAGGCATTACATCAGAATTTCCGTAAGGCATCCCATAACCGGCAAATAACCTGGTGGCGATAGTCTGGGTTCCCAACCTTAGATGATATCTAAGATCAAGATCTAGTTTAGCATATTGAGCATATTCCAGGCCTAAGACTTCTTTATTTCCATCTTCAGCCTCCTTCCCGAACAAACTCATGGTATTACCCGCCATATCAAAGTTTGAGTTCAGGAAAAAGGCATGTGTTTTCTGGGTATCTATTAATCCGTTATAAGTAAAAGAATAAGTAAGACCGGCAATGAATTCCTGCTCAAAACTTCTTTCCAGGAAAGGATTTTCATCAAGGATATCCTGAAATTCAGGAGTAACATCACTAAGGCTCACATAATTAAGACTAACAGGATTAAATTCATGGGTCACGTACCTGTTCGCGTTCCAGAAATATCCAAAAGTAGAATTCAGTGATGCCAGGGTAAATAACTGTGTTCTTCTTAAATAATCACCTCCCAGACTGATCTTGGTTTTTGGAATATCATATTTAAAATAGTTCTTGCTAAAACTTATAGGAAATAATAACCTCGGAATGATAAGATCATTTGAGACTCCTAATTGCAGGGAATTACTTCCCGGGTTGTTTCCTGAAGCGACCTGAAATTCATACCCGAAATTAGCCGAAATATTAAGTGTTTCACCACCTTTAAAAAGGTTTCGGTTTACAAATGTCAAGGCAAGATGTGGTCCCGCAAAACTATTAGATTTAGTAACCGCCTGTAGTTCTGCCCTAATCGCTCTTTTTTTAAGAGGAGAAAGAAAAATATTCGCTTCGAGCAGGCCCAGGCTGTCTGTAGCAAGCGTGTCTATCTCATCATACCTAATGTTCACGAATTTATAGACTCCAATAGTCCCAAGTCTACGGCTGGTATTCCTGGACTTTGCAGGATCATAATAATCACCGGTCTCAATAAGAATATATGGATCCAGATATTTAGGCTTGAAGAAAATATTTTCCTGTAAGTAATTCTTATTCTTATACCTTTCAAAATTCTTACTTAGGGAATCTTCCTCAATATTATTATTCGGATAAACATTTACATTTGAAATCTTATAAGGAATAACAGATTTTGAAGGCACATCTTTTTTTAACCTGAGAAAAAGATCGAATTTCTTCTGCTTATATTGATTTGTATCTGCCTCAAAGATCAGGAATCCAGGGTTAAAATTATAATAGCCATCTTTTTTGAGATGAAGATCTATACGTTCACGTTCCTGCTTTAATTCCGGCAGATCGAAAGGCATACCCTCTTCAAGAACCGTCTTGTCCAGATTTTCCTGAATATTCTGATAAACCAGCAAGGAATCTGAATCTAACTGGTAGCTGGCCATTGTATACGGGGTAGGCACATTTAGCGAATAAGTTGCGGAACCAGTTTTAGCTTCTTTATCTGTAATAGTTTCTGAACTAACTCTGCTATAAAAGTAGCCCCTGTTCTCTAATCTGTTTATAAGAATATCTTCAGTATTATTTAAGTTTACGTCTGAAAGGTAAACCGGTTCTTCGCCTATCTTTTTGTTCAGGAATTTGTTGATGAACCCAGGTTTTTCTCTTTGCGCTTTATAGTAAAAATAAAGTCCGGGACGCATCCCTAGGAACTTACTATTTGGCTCGGGTCTTAGTACTTTATTTAATTCGGTGGTTAGCGCTGGTTTATTAACGATGGTGCTATCAGACTCAAACTCGATCTCTGCCCCGGTATAAAGTAATTCATCATCTGGAATGAATTTCTCCACACTACAGGCTTGAATAAAAATCAAAAAAATGATTATTGCCGAATATCTAATTCTCATCTGTGTTATTTTCTTCTTTTTTAGGTTTATCTTCCTCTTTCTTTACATTTTCCATTACGGCTCTTTCGAAGATATTTTTGAATTTATTGAATTCCTTCGTAAAAATTAAAGCAATTCCGCTTACCACCAACTGGCCATCCACTACGTTTTCATACTGACTTTTACTAAAACCTTTTAATCGCCAGGTGCCATTTTCGTCCAGTAAGTAAGAAATACTCACGTTCCCAATTACCGGGCTTGTCTCCTGCCCTTCCTGGTTGCCACCCTGTATATCTACTTCACTACCTACTTCTACAACTAACCTATCCTCAAGAAATGCTTTTTGTGCGCTTATACCTAACTGTGTTCTTTCTTCCGGGCTGGTACCCTGGTAATCTGTAAAACTATCTACGTTAAAATTAAGCTGGACCCCGCTTTCTCCAAGAATCTTACTGGAAAGCATATTCAATTGATCTGATAAGGCAGAATTAAGGTTATCCCTCGCCACGGCAAGTGTCCCTCCCTGGCTTCCGTCACTACCCGATTCGGGGAAAAAACGATTTAAAACGAGCAAAGAAAATACCTGTTTATTCAATTCTTGCTCTTGGTTGTTAAGTTGCTGCACCCGTCCGAAGATTTCTCCTCCCGCAATACCTTGTTCATCCTCTGGCATATCCAGGTTGAAAGTGATCTTTGGCTCCATAAGGTCTCCTTCTACATTAAGATAAACCAGGAAGGGTATTTCCTGCCGGAATCTATCTCCTTCACCACTATCTAAATTAGAGGTCTGAGAGGCCATTAAAGCCGAAGCTGAAGTTTCTACCGTATAGATCGCCCGTACATCCAACTGTGCATCAAATGGATCTCCAGCCCAGGAAACACGGCTGCCATCTGCAATATCAAATCTTCTTTTTACGAGATTATACAGGCTCATTTCATAAAATCCATCATTTATCTCGTAAATACCTGTAAGTGCTGTGCGGCCATTAGGATACATATTGAAGATTAGATCTCCCTCACCCTGGACCTGGAACTTATCCCCTGTCTCTTCATTTATAATAATGTTGAAGGTGGCTCCTTCATTTACGGTAACGCGGGAGTAAATATCATAGCCTGAAACCACATAGGATTCCTCTTCAGTTTGGGAGAGAATGGCATCAGGATTTTCCTTATTTACAAAAATCACCACTCCGTCCCTTTCATTGATCTGAAGTTCAGTTTGAGGAACCACATAAGTGAAATTGGTACTTTCCTTTATATCTACATTCATATCTACCTCAGGAAGATTAAGGTCGCCATTGATCTGTGCATCAACATCAACCACCGCAGTTCCATAAAAAAGCTCATTGTCCTCTTCAGTAGAATTCAATAACCTGAAATCATTTGCCTGAACATCCAGATCAAATGTCGGATTCAACAGGTCTTTGGTTCCAACTTCTCCATTTAGAACAACCGAATTGTCATTTGTGTCATTAATATTGAAATTATTAAAATAAACGGCATCGTTATCTAATCTCAGTTCTTCATTGGGAAGGATGAAACTGGCGTTTAAAGTAGCAATATTGAATTGAGCAGAATTAAAATTCATACTACCTTCATATTTAGTCTCTAAAACGGTTCCGTTTAAACTAAAACTACCCGAAAAACTACCGCTTCCATCTTTAATTACTCCTTGTGAAAAACCTTCCAAAGCAGTCATTTGAATCTCATTTAGATCAAGCTGCATATCAATTTTTGCGGAAGGATCTGCTGCAGTATAAGTACCAGTAAGGTCTAGGTCAACTTCACCTCCTTTTATGGCCATTTCGAAATCATAATTACTAAAACCTGCAGACTCTCCTTTAAGATCCAGGGTATTAAGATTGACCCCCATCACCTCGAATTGATTTATCTGCATATCTGCCAGAATTCCTGTTTCGCCAAAAGGTTCCTCGTAAACGATATTCCCATTCAATTGACCGGTAGCGAGCTTGTTTTCAGGATTTAAATAATTCAATAGGGCTGCTAATTTGAAATTCTGGAAGTCGAGGCTTAAATGTTCTTTTTCAATCCCGGGTTTATCATTACTTAATTGCATTGCCTGATTATTCCGGGATATCCTGAAATTCTGGAAATCAAGATATTTTTCAGCAATACTTATTCTGTTGGAATTATCAACCTCCCACTGGTTTGAATTGAGAATAAACTTCTTAGGATTAATATGAAATCTTAAGGTATCACCCTTAAAATCTAATTCAGAATTGAAATGTACAATTTCAGAATCTTCATAGAAGGAAGAAAACTCAAGGTCCAGCTTCTGGTTAAGAACATTGGCATTTACAACAGTTTTCTTAATGGCCAGCGGCCCGGCGTTAAGCTCATTAAAGGCAAGGTCAAAATTGAGGTCTTCTGTATCAGACCGCATAAATACTTCTAAACTATCAATCTCGCTGCCGTAATACATCACATGAGGTACCGAAACAGTTGCTTCTAATTCACGGTCCTTTTCCCTGAAATCTATATTTACGTCTATGGTATCCAGATCTTCCAGATTCACTAAGAATACTTCATTAAGAATTGGCGCCTGCCTTATCCTGGCATTTACTTTTAAATTAACGGGAGTAGTTATAGAATCTTCCTGGTAATTCTCAGTAATATACCTCTTTAAATGTCTGTTTATCGAATTAGAGAAATCGGCCGGACTGGCATTAGATTGCAGGTCCAGATCTATCATTCGGTTATCTATCTTTACTGAAGTGGTATCCTCTCTAACATATGCCGAAGCATTAAAACTACCAAGTAAATAGGTTTCATTATTATAAACCGCAACACCGTCTATAATGCTTGCCTCCATTTCATATTTGCTGGAGTTTCCTTCGAACCAGCCATCAAGCGTAAAACCGGTCTTAATTTCCTTTCTCGTTATGCCAAGAGCTTCTAGATCTGCTCCCTCCAGAACAAAATGAATGTCAAATCTCGGTGAAACCGAATCCAGCTGAATCCTGGTTTCAGCATTCATATTTAAATTATTGTCCTTATAATCGATATTTACAGGCCCGGCACCATTCTCCAGTTCTCCATTGATGTTGATGTCCCGGAATTCATATCCATTATAGGTGAATGAAGATATTTCAGAATCCAGACTGGCATTAAGGTCGTTAATTGAGCTACCCTTTCCTGAAGTTTTGAGATTGATCTTTATTTCTCCCAAAGCTTCATTCTGCAGCAGGTTACCCAAAGCTATACTATCGCCCTGCACTTCAGCATCAAAAACGATTTGATCTCCCATCTGAAATTCCCCATCAACATCCAGGCTTCCTTCCGAGGTAATAAGTAAGGCATTTGTATTTATCTCGCTGGCATTTCCTGAAAAGCTTCCACTTAAAGAGACGGTTTCCGGCAATTTTACACCCAGGTCTTCCTCTTTTACAAATTTCACAAGATCACTCCTCTGGGAATTAACCTTGACATTAGGTAAACTAAAATTTAGGTTTTCAGGATCCTGGGCGTTTAAAATATTTCCATTTCCTACGATCCTTGTATTGCTCCAGTTTAAATCAAGGTTCTGCAAATTGATATTGTTCAATTTCCCATTAGCACTTACATTTCCCCTAATTGGAGAACTTGCCAGCGCCTTGACATATTCATTATCTTTAAGATCGGGCTGAAAACGGTATATCTCGCTCAGCCTTAAATAAATATTATTCAGATCAAGATCGAGTCTCGCATTATCAGGTTTATTAAGGAAGTCACTGAAATTCTCATAAGCAATGCTAAGATTCCCCGACAATCGATTATTATTTACTGATATATCAAGATCTGAAAATTCCATTTGCTCATCGGTAAGGCTGGCCTTAATATTAAACTTATTCAGATCAAGCCCCGATCCTTCCTGAAATTGCACCTTTTGAATTTTAGCACTGGCCATAGCTTCTTCATAAAGAATGTTCTCAGCCTTAAAGATCAAACTGTCTATTTCTACCGCATGGGGATTAAAAGTTCCTCTTTTTATCCTGGCATCATTTACCAGGTACTTGAAGGAATTATTTTCAAGATCTATACTGGCCAGGTCTATCTTCCACTGTGGCCATTCAAAAGGCGCAGATGTACTCGTTGTATCATTTTGCTTACCGGAAGATTGTTGCATCTTCAAAGTAATATTGGAATTGGAAATACCTATAAACTCACTCGAAATCAAGTTATCTTTTAGATCAAGTCTTGACCTATCCAGGTTTACGTCGGTAATAAGAAAGCCCGTATACAGGGAATCTGGCCTGGAGTCATAAACTCCCTGGATATTGGAAATTTCGATATTATCAATCTCAAATACCGGCATCGGCGGAGCTTCGGTATCGCTTTCAGGAAATGGTTTTGTTTGCACATAATTCACCATCGCATCACGAAGGATCACATCATCTGCCCTGAATATCATATTCTGAAGATCGGTTTCGGTAAATTCCAACAGGATTTTTTCGAATTTCACTTCCGCATCGATCCCACTTACATCGTCTTTATAAATAATGTCGAAATCATCCAGGTTTATATCACCTATATTGATCTCCATTGGCGCAGAAGTCGTATCGGTTGCAGGAGCAGCCTGCGTTGTATCTGAAGCATAGGCATTTGTTAGAAACTCATAATTAAATCCGGAGACAGAGTCTTTCCTTATTATTCTCGCCTTAACATTCTTGACATCCAGACCATCCAGGCCAAAACTATTACCTTTTATTAAGGGCATAATGGGAATATTTGCAGACAAACTGCCGGCGTAAATAACAGTATCTCCCTCGGGTGTTTTGATTAGAAGTTCATCTATCTGTATATCCCCATTAAATTTAATAAAGAGTTTTTCCAGTGCAATATCCCCACCGGTTTTCTCCTCTATAGAATTAATTACTTTATCTTTTATAATATCCTGGCCCCATGGACTACGAACAAATAAAATGACTAAAAGCAGGAAAATAAGAATGCCCAGAAATATTTTACCCAGTATTTTCAGGATCTTTAATGCCTTTTGTTTCTTATCTGCCAATGCTTATTTTTTTGGATTTCTCAAAGTTATCGTTTAGAGATTATTTCAGGAAGTTTATATGCTTTAATTCTGGTAAACTTGTGTTAAATCAGTATATATAACAGCATTCAAAAGGAATTCTTTAAATAATATTGAACCAAAACTGTGGAGATTTTTTACACAATTAAGGTTTAATTCCACAGTTTTTTTCCTTAATTCATCACCTGGTATTTTTCTATAGAAAATTTACTGAATATTATTCTAATTACAGAATTAGCAACCTAATCACCTATTTCTTAAAGCCTAAGAGCTTTTCAAACTTTCCAAAATTCATAGTCCTGGTATACGATTATAGCTGTAATAAACGAATGGCACTGTTATAGCTCTTATATCATTGATTATTCGAACTAAATAATTAATCAAAAGAACAAAATTTAAAAATCTGATTTATGAAAAGAGTAATAACTGTTACAGTATTGGCAGCTACTATGCTAACTTCCTGTGTTTCTAAGAAGAAATATGTAGCACTGGAAAGTGAACTAAATGATACTAAGAGTACATTACAGAAAACCAGAGTTGAGAAAGAAGAAGTTGAACAAAAATATGCTCTTATAGAGCAAAGAGTTGCAGAATACAATGCAAAAATCAATTCTCTTAGAACAGAAAATGAGGGAATGATGGAAATGAACGACCTAACGGTAATGTCTAAGAATACAAAAGATAGAATGCGTAGCACTATCTCTAAAATGGATCCGGAAAAAGTAAAAGGTGCTAAAACCCTTGAAGATTCTATTAACCTTGCTGTTTCTTATAACCTTAAGCAAAACATTTCTGAAGGTGCAGATGAAGATGATATTGACATTAGCGTTGATGAAACTGTAGTAATGATCAATGTTTCAGATAAACTATTATTTGGTAGCGGTAGCTATAGAGTGACTAAAGAAGCTCAGCCATTACTTAAGAAACTTGCAGAAGTAATTAATAGTGAGCCTGCCATGGAAGTGATGATCGAAGGTCATACTGATGATAGAACAATGGTTAAGGACTCTTACCTGAAAGATAACTGGGACCTAAGCGTTAGAAGAGCAACCTCTATTGTTAGACTTCTACAGGATAAATATGATGTTGAACCATCTAAACTTATTGCTGCCGGAAGAAGTAGTTACCAGCCTTTAGTTGAGAATACGAACAAAGAAAATATGGCTAAAAACCGTAGAACAAGAATTGTAATTATTCCTAACCTGGATAAATTCTTTGCAATGTTAGAAGGTGATGCTTCTGTAGCTAAGAACTAAGACACACATTCCACAAAATTTAAAAGG from Gramella sp. MT6 harbors:
- the upp gene encoding uracil phosphoribosyltransferase, with translation MEVQEILKTNSIANRFISQLRDTGIQKDRMRFRRNIERLGEIMSYELSKELEYEKMEITTPLGRSVVPEPKNEIVICSILRAGLPLHQGILNYFDDAENSFISAYRHHPNNDEKFEILVEYLASPSLEGKTLILADPMLATGRSFVNVLKALEPMGKPAKIHLVSVIGSDEGVKYLKTEFPENSKLWIATIDHELDKNGYIVPGLGDAGDLCYGNKMQH
- a CDS encoding OmpA family protein, coding for MKRVITVTVLAATMLTSCVSKKKYVALESELNDTKSTLQKTRVEKEEVEQKYALIEQRVAEYNAKINSLRTENEGMMEMNDLTVMSKNTKDRMRSTISKMDPEKVKGAKTLEDSINLAVSYNLKQNISEGADEDDIDISVDETVVMINVSDKLLFGSGSYRVTKEAQPLLKKLAEVINSEPAMEVMIEGHTDDRTMVKDSYLKDNWDLSVRRATSIVRLLQDKYDVEPSKLIAAGRSSYQPLVENTNKENMAKNRRTRIVIIPNLDKFFAMLEGDASVAKN
- a CDS encoding VOC family protein, which translates into the protein MLKNCDAFSTFSTNDMEKAKEFYGNILGLHLKENSLGLLELDPGHCSVLIYPKEDHHPAEFTVLNFYVPDIEEQVDELTEKGVKFEQYDGKIRTDARGIHRGSNPTAIAWFKDPAGNLLSLIEQKN
- a CDS encoding BamA/TamA family outer membrane protein, with amino-acid sequence MRIRYSAIIIFLIFIQACSVEKFIPDDELLYTGAEIEFESDSTIVNKPALTTELNKVLRPEPNSKFLGMRPGLYFYYKAQREKPGFINKFLNKKIGEEPVYLSDVNLNNTEDILINRLENRGYFYSRVSSETITDKEAKTGSATYSLNVPTPYTMASYQLDSDSLLVYQNIQENLDKTVLEEGMPFDLPELKQERERIDLHLKKDGYYNFNPGFLIFEADTNQYKQKKFDLFLRLKKDVPSKSVIPYKISNVNVYPNNNIEEDSLSKNFERYKNKNYLQENIFFKPKYLDPYILIETGDYYDPAKSRNTSRRLGTIGVYKFVNIRYDEIDTLATDSLGLLEANIFLSPLKKRAIRAELQAVTKSNSFAGPHLALTFVNRNLFKGGETLNISANFGYEFQVASGNNPGSNSLQLGVSNDLIIPRLLFPISFSKNYFKYDIPKTKISLGGDYLRRTQLFTLASLNSTFGYFWNANRYVTHEFNPVSLNYVSLSDVTPEFQDILDENPFLERSFEQEFIAGLTYSFTYNGLIDTQKTHAFFLNSNFDMAGNTMSLFGKEAEDGNKEVLGLEYAQYAKLDLDLRYHLRLGTQTIATRLFAGYGMPYGNSDVMPFSKQYFAGGPYSVRAFRTRSLGPGTFDPSEPTELTEPGDEPSDVATYRDQTGNIRLEANAEYRFPIVTYLNGAFFVDAGNIWTSESRPETTNLDTDGSGEFGSGFINELGIGTGVGLRIDIQSFVIRFDLAFPLHDPREPAGERWVNDFGSPVFNFAIGYPF
- a CDS encoding translocation/assembly module TamB — translated: MADKKQKALKILKILGKIFLGILIFLLLVILFVRSPWGQDIIKDKVINSIEEKTGGDIALEKLFIKFNGDIQIDELLIKTPEGDTVIYAGSLSANIPIMPLIKGNSFGLDGLDVKNVKARIIRKDSVSGFNYEFLTNAYASDTTQAAPATDTTSAPMEINIGDINLDDFDIIYKDDVSGIDAEVKFEKILLEFTETDLQNMIFRADDVILRDAMVNYVQTKPFPESDTEAPPMPVFEIDNIEISNIQGVYDSRPDSLYTGFLITDVNLDRSRLDLKDNLISSEFIGISNSNITLKMQQSSGKQNDTTSTSAPFEWPQWKIDLASIDLENNSFKYLVNDARIKRGTFNPHAVEIDSLIFKAENILYEEAMASAKIQKVQFQEGSGLDLNKFNIKASLTDEQMEFSDLDISVNNNRLSGNLSIAYENFSDFLNKPDNARLDLDLNNIYLRLSEIYRFQPDLKDNEYVKALASSPIRGNVSANGKLNNINLQNLDLNWSNTRIVGNGNILNAQDPENLNFSLPNVKVNSQRSDLVKFVKEEDLGVKLPETVSLSGSFSGNASEINTNALLITSEGSLDVDGEFQMGDQIVFDAEVQGDSIALGNLLQNEALGEIKINLKTSGKGSSINDLNASLDSEISSFTYNGYEFRDININGELENGAGPVNIDYKDNNLNMNAETRIQLDSVSPRFDIHFVLEGADLEALGITRKEIKTGFTLDGWFEGNSSKYEMEASIIDGVAVYNNETYLLGSFNASAYVREDTTSVKIDNRMIDLDLQSNASPADFSNSINRHLKRYITENYQEDSITTPVNLKVNARIRQAPILNEVFLVNLEDLDTIDVNIDFREKDRELEATVSVPHVMYYGSEIDSLEVFMRSDTEDLNFDLAFNELNAGPLAIKKTVVNANVLNQKLDLEFSSFYEDSEIVHFNSELDFKGDTLRFHINPKKFILNSNQWEVDNSNRISIAEKYLDFQNFRISRNNQAMQLSNDKPGIEKEHLSLDFQNFKLAALLNYLNPENKLATGQLNGNIVYEEPFGETGILADMQINQFEVMGVNLNTLDLKGESAGFSNYDFEMAIKGGEVDLDLTGTYTAADPSAKIDMQLDLNEIQMTALEGFSQGVIKDGSGSFSGSFSLNGTVLETKYEGSMNFNSAQFNIATLNASFILPNEELRLDNDAVYFNNFNINDTNDNSVVLNGEVGTKDLLNPTFDLDVQANDFRLLNSTEEDNELFYGTAVVDVDAQINGDLNLPEVDMNVDIKESTNFTYVVPQTELQINERDGVVIFVNKENPDAILSQTEEESYVVSGYDIYSRVTVNEGATFNIIINEETGDKFQVQGEGDLIFNMYPNGRTALTGIYEINDGFYEMSLYNLVKRRFDIADGSRVSWAGDPFDAQLDVRAIYTVETSASALMASQTSNLDSGEGDRFRQEIPFLVYLNVEGDLMEPKITFNLDMPEDEQGIAGGEIFGRVQQLNNQEQELNKQVFSLLVLNRFFPESGSDGSQGGTLAVARDNLNSALSDQLNMLSSKILGESGVQLNFNVDSFTDYQGTSPEERTQLGISAQKAFLEDRLVVEVGSEVDIQGGNQEGQETSPVIGNVSISYLLDENGTWRLKGFSKSQYENVVDGQLVVSGIALIFTKEFNKFKNIFERAVMENVKKEEDKPKKEENNTDEN
- a CDS encoding nuclear transport factor 2 family protein yields the protein MKERDELIKKLNEAFANCDTDFLAKSVTDDVKWEIIGEKTISGRKDFEKSLDRMRHGGPTEIKVSEIINIKDKSVVEGIVEFYVEPGKKKKYAFCDVYIFSDSDGSKFKELRTYVTMLKKK